A single region of the Gossypium arboreum isolate Shixiya-1 chromosome 12, ASM2569848v2, whole genome shotgun sequence genome encodes:
- the LOC108478291 gene encoding bidirectional sugar transporter SWEET10-like, producing the protein MALHLSWVFVFGILGNAVSFMVSLAPLPTFYQIFKKKTSEGFQSIPYVVSLFSAMLWIYYALLKKDAIFLITINTFCVFIQTFYIVTYFYYGPKKEKIVTVKLMLLFNVFGFGVIFLATYFLKNPSLRLLILGYICMAFALAVFVAPLAIVRKVIKTKSVEYMPFTLSVFLTLGAVMWFFYGLCLKDMNVAVPNILGFIFGVLQMILYAVYKNHPKKTVEESDPKLQLSDHPVVVVDVAKLGSNVNAIIPNSTNSNNGGNNGGRTEGNAFSKV; encoded by the exons ATGGCTCTTCACTTGTCTTGGGTTTTCGTTTTTGGTATTCTAg GCAACGCTGTTTCATTCATGGTTTCCTTGGCTCCACT GCCAACATTTTACCAAATATTCAAGAAGAAAACATCGGAAGGTTTCCAGTCGATTCCCTACGTGGTTTCGCTCTTCAGTGCGATGCTTTGGATTTACTATGCACTGCTtaagaaagatgccattttccTCATTACCATCAACACTTTCTGCGTTTTCATTCAAACTTTTTACATTGTTACTTACTTTTACTACGGCCCAAAGAAAGAAAAG ATCGTCACGGTGAAGCTTATGCTTCTCTTCAACGTTTTCGGGTTCGGAGTTATCTTTCTCGCAACTTACTTCCTAAAAAACCCTTCCCTTCGTCTCCTGATTTTGGGTTACATTTGCATGGCATTCGCTTTGGCTGTGTTCGTCGCACCTCTCGCCATTGTG agaAAAGTCATAAAAACGAAGAGCGTTGAGTACATGCCATTTACTTTATCAGTGTTCCTCACTTTAGGAGCTGTGATGTGGTTCTTCTATGGCCTTTGTTTAAAAGATATGAATGTCGCC GTTCCAAATATCCTCGGATTCATCTTTGGAGTACTTCAAATGATACTTTATGCCGTTTACAAGAACCATCCCAAGAAAACAGTGGAAGAATCAGACCCCAAGCTTCAATTATCGGACCACCCAGTCGTCGTCGTTGATGTTGCCAAGCTTGGCTCGAATGTAAACGCCATCATTCCTAACTCAACCAACTCTAACAACGGCGGCAACAACGGCGGAAGAACTGAAGGGAATGCTTTCagcaaagtttaa